The DNA segment CGTGCAGATGTCATCAATGGCGAAAATACCATCTTCACAATGGGCGATTGCCAAACGTTTCGAGCCCACATGCACCACTTTGGCATGCCCCAGTGGAACATCGGCAACTTTGGCAACTGTCACGAATTCACTCATGGTGTATGACTCCATTGGGTTAGTTCCACTCATCTTCTTCGCCAGGCCAGGTTGTCAATCCGTACAGCCCGGCTTTCAGTACCTTCAGGCTCAACAAGGCGCACTTGATACGCGCCGGCGTCAGGGTTTCCATGCCCAGTTGTTCCAGCAAATCCTCTTTGCTCAACTGGCGCACCTCTTCGATACTCTTGCCTTTGACCATCTCCGACAAAATCGAAGCGGACGCCTGGCTAATGGTGCACCCTTCACCATCCCACTTGATGTCGGCGATGTGGTCATCTTCCAGTTTGATGTCCATGTGAATGCGGTCCCCGCATACGGGGTTGTGTTCCTCGTGTGAGATGTCCGCGTTCGGCAACTTCCCTTTGTTGCGCGGATGTCGGTAATGGTCGAGAATAAATTCGCGGTAGAAGTCGAGCATCGTTGGTCACTCCTCTTCGCATCTTTCCTACGCAAACACCTTCCGAACCACATGCAACGCTTCGACCAGGCGGTCAATCTCTTCGCGCGTTGTGTAGACGTAGAAACTGGCGCGCGTGGTCGCAGGGACGTTGTAGCGCTGCATGAGCGGTTGCGCGCAATGGTGCCCCGCACGGACCGCCACCCCTTCCGCATCCAGAATCGAGGCGATATCGTGCGGGTGAACACCGTCCAACACGAACGCCGCCACACCGCCCTTGTCAGCCGCTTTGCGTGGCCCCAGCAAGCGCAAGCCGGGCACCTCGCTCAGGGCTTCCAGCGCATACTCCGTGATTTCGATTTCGTGCGCACGCACGTTTTCCATGCCCAATTCGCTCAAAAAGTCCACCGCCGCGCCAAACCCAATGGCTTCGGCGATAGCGGGCGTACCGGCTTCAAACTTGTGGGGCAAATCCGCCCAGGTGGAGCGTTCCAGCGAGACAAAGGCAATCATGTCGCCGCCACCCATGTAGGGGGGCATGGCTTCCAACAATTCACGGCGCGCCCACAGCGCCCCGATACCGGTTGGACCAGCCATTTTGTGCGCGCTGAACGCCAGAAAATCAATATCCAGCGCTTGGACATCCACCGGCATATGCGGCACGCTCTGCGCCCCATCCACCAGCACCAACGCCCCAACAGCGTGTGCTTTTGCCGTCATCTCGGCGATGGGGTTGATTGTGCCCAGCACATTGCTCATGTGTGTGACAGCCACGAGCTTGACGCGCTCATCCAGCAAGCGGTCGAAGGCGTCCATGTCAAGATACCCTTCGTCCGTCACCGGAACGGCGCGCAACTCAAAGCCGATCTGGTCGCGCAAGATTTGCCACGGCACAATGTTGGAATGGTGCTCCATCTCGGTAATCAGGACGGCGTCATTGGGGGTCAGGTTGGCACGCCCCCACGTTGCCGCCACCAGGTTGATGGCTTCGGTGGCATTGCGCGTGTAGATGAGTTCGCGCGGGCTACGCGCATTGATAAAGCGCGCAATACGTTTGCGGGCACCTTCATACGCCGCCGTGGCTTCTTCGCTGAGCGTGTGCACCCCACGATGCACATTCGCATTGTATTCGCGATAATAGCGGTCCATGGCGTCAATCACAGCCAGCGGCTTCTGCGAAGTTGCCGCACTGTCGAGATAGACGAGCGGCTTGCCGTGCACCTGACGTTGTAAAATCGGGAATTGTTGACGAATAGCTTCAATGTCGTACATAGTTCTTGCCTGCCTATTCACTTGACTACCGTTCTTGGCGAAATTGCGCCCAATCGGTTTCATCGGCTTCGGTCTCTTTGTTCAACGATGTGCGCAACGCAAGACGCAAGGTGTACAAAGGCAACATGACACACCGCAAACGAGCGGACACCACATCCTCGCCAAACCACGCCGCAAAATCTCGGCTGTCCATCGCCAGCACTTCGTCAACGCGCTTTCCCTGGACCAGTTCAGCCAGGAGCGATGCCGCTGCCTGGCTAATGGTACACCCTTCACCTTCCCAGGTCATACGCGCCAAACGCTGATTGGCGTCATCGAGCACAACAAACACACTCACACGGTCGCCACACGATGGGTTGTGCCCCTGCATGACGATAGGCGCCTCATGCAGGCGCTCGCGAAAACGCGGACGCTCAAAATGGTCGAGAATGCATTCGAGTTGCTCTTGTCGGTTCATGGGCATGCGGTATCTGCTTGTTTGCCGGTTGCGCTATGATACCGCTATCCCCGCCAAAAGTCGAACAGGGACGCCTGCGCGGCGTCCCTGTGGTGTGCAAGCACTCTTAGGCGTTTTCCATCCGCTCGTGAATGACCGTTTTGAGACGGTCGCGCACGGTGCGCAACGGGATACGGTCAATCACTGGTGCAAAGAAACCGTCCACAATCAAGTTAGTGGCTTCCTTGCGCGGAATACCGCGCGCCATCAGGTAGAAGAGTTCTTCTTCGTCCAGCTGGCTGATGGTTGCACCGTGGGTACAACGCACGTCGTTGGCTTCGATTTCCAGCATGGGAATGCTGTCGGCGTGCGCCTGCGGGCTGAGCACAAGGTTGCGGTTGGCCTGGTAGGCGTCGGTTTGTTGGGCGCCCTTTTCCACCTTGATCAACCCGCGATAGACGGTGTGGGCGTTCCCCAGGAGAGCGCCCTTGTAGAGCAAGTCGCTACTGCAATGGGTGGCGATGTGGCGCTGCAACGTGTGGTTCGCCATGTATTGCTCGCCCGTCGGGAAGTAAATCCCGTTCAGGTACGCCATACCGCCGTCGCCTTCCAGCCAGACTTCGGTTTCAAAGCGAGTGAGCGAGCCACCCAACTGACCACTGCTCCAATTCACAACCGTGTTGCGCCCCATGCGCGCACGCTGTGAGGCGAGGTGATAGACGTTGTTCCCCCAGTTTTGCACGTTGAGGTAGTTCACCTGCGCGTTATCGCCCGCCAAAATCTCCACCGCGCCTGTAACGAAGGAGACGCCGGGCAGGTCATTGCTCAGGTACTCGTCGAGTACCGTGACCGCGCTGTTGGCTTCGGCCACGACCAGCACGTGGGGGAAGACCAACGTGCCGGCTTCATCCAACCAGTGCACCAGCTGAATAGGCTTCTCCAACGCAACATTCTTGGGCACAAAGACCACAAACCCACCGCTCAGCAGCGCGGTGTGCAGCGCCTTGAATTTACCTTCATCGGCGCGCACAATTTGCGCCAGGTAGGGTTCCAGCAAGTCGCCATGTTCGCGCACCGCAGTCAGCAAGTCGGCAACGATGACGCCCTGCTCGCGCAAGTCGTCATTCACGTCAGCAAACACCAAGCCGCCTTCGCGGCGCACCAACAACGCCGAGCGGCGGTCGGCTTCGCGCAGAATGCCTTGCAACTTTTCGGGCAGGTCTGTTGTCGCCGCAACGGCTT comes from the Ardenticatena maritima genome and includes:
- the sufU gene encoding Fe-S cluster assembly sulfur transfer protein SufU yields the protein MLDFYREFILDHYRHPRNKGKLPNADISHEEHNPVCGDRIHMDIKLEDDHIADIKWDGEGCTISQASASILSEMVKGKSIEEVRQLSKEDLLEQLGMETLTPARIKCALLSLKVLKAGLYGLTTWPGEEDEWN
- a CDS encoding cysteine desulfurase; translation: MYDIEAIRQQFPILQRQVHGKPLVYLDSAATSQKPLAVIDAMDRYYREYNANVHRGVHTLSEEATAAYEGARKRIARFINARSPRELIYTRNATEAINLVAATWGRANLTPNDAVLITEMEHHSNIVPWQILRDQIGFELRAVPVTDEGYLDMDAFDRLLDERVKLVAVTHMSNVLGTINPIAEMTAKAHAVGALVLVDGAQSVPHMPVDVQALDIDFLAFSAHKMAGPTGIGALWARRELLEAMPPYMGGGDMIAFVSLERSTWADLPHKFEAGTPAIAEAIGFGAAVDFLSELGMENVRAHEIEITEYALEALSEVPGLRLLGPRKAADKGGVAAFVLDGVHPHDIASILDAEGVAVRAGHHCAQPLMQRYNVPATTRASFYVYTTREEIDRLVEALHVVRKVFA
- a CDS encoding iron-sulfur cluster assembly scaffold protein; its protein translation is MNRQEQLECILDHFERPRFRERLHEAPIVMQGHNPSCGDRVSVFVVLDDANQRLARMTWEGEGCTISQAAASLLAELVQGKRVDEVLAMDSRDFAAWFGEDVVSARLRCVMLPLYTLRLALRTSLNKETEADETDWAQFRQER
- the sufD gene encoding Fe-S cluster assembly protein SufD, with amino-acid sequence MTEKTLAFEALSREAVEALSARFGEPDWLRQRRLDAWRLFLDTPWPSNQKDEEWRKIDTDLLVKTVQSLHLVSPESEAVAATTDLPEKLQGILREADRRSALLVRREGGLVFADVNDDLREQGVIVADLLTAVREHGDLLEPYLAQIVRADEGKFKALHTALLSGGFVVFVPKNVALEKPIQLVHWLDEAGTLVFPHVLVVAEANSAVTVLDEYLSNDLPGVSFVTGAVEILAGDNAQVNYLNVQNWGNNVYHLASQRARMGRNTVVNWSSGQLGGSLTRFETEVWLEGDGGMAYLNGIYFPTGEQYMANHTLQRHIATHCSSDLLYKGALLGNAHTVYRGLIKVEKGAQQTDAYQANRNLVLSPQAHADSIPMLEIEANDVRCTHGATISQLDEEELFYLMARGIPRKEATNLIVDGFFAPVIDRIPLRTVRDRLKTVIHERMENA